In a single window of the Niabella ginsenosidivorans genome:
- a CDS encoding restriction endonuclease subunit S has translation MSKNKKFIRSKAEGLIPELRFPEFVNEGKWQEKILEDVLEYERPDNYIVSDTNYHSEGIPVLTANKSFILGYTNEDFDIYKNLPAIIFDDFTVDSKFVDFPFKVKSSAIKILRPKNKDDLRFIYELISQIKFNAKEHKRYYISEYQKLKLSFPSITEQQKIASCLSSLDEVIIAHSQKLELLKDHKKGLMQNLFPQGGEKAPKYRFKEFEKDGQWEETVLENISSKIMVGIASAATHAYRKSGIILFRNQNIKEGYLDDKDIIFIDRDYEKEHKNKRLKAGDLLTARTGYPGTTCVVPEKHEGSQSFTTLITRPKSEIINSTFLCYYINSETGQVFFNSTKIGGGQKNVNAGSLAKMPIVYPSIKEQQKIASCLSALDELITAQAEKIEQLKLHKKGLMQGLFPKMND, from the coding sequence ATGAGCAAGAATAAAAAATTTATCCGGAGCAAAGCCGAAGGGTTAATACCTGAATTGCGTTTTCCTGAGTTTGTGAATGAAGGGAAATGGCAAGAAAAAATATTGGAAGATGTTTTAGAGTATGAAAGACCAGACAATTATATTGTATCTGACACGAATTATCATAGCGAAGGAATCCCTGTATTAACAGCGAACAAGAGTTTCATTTTAGGTTATACGAATGAAGATTTTGACATTTATAAGAATTTACCAGCAATAATTTTTGATGATTTTACTGTTGATAGCAAATTTGTTGACTTTCCTTTTAAAGTCAAGTCGTCTGCAATTAAAATATTAAGACCCAAAAACAAAGATGATTTAAGATTTATATACGAACTTATTTCTCAAATTAAGTTTAATGCGAAAGAGCACAAGCGTTATTATATTTCTGAGTATCAAAAATTAAAGCTTTCATTTCCTTCAATAACCGAACAACAAAAAATTGCTTCCTGTCTTTCGTCTTTAGATGAAGTGATTATAGCTCATAGCCAAAAGTTGGAGTTGCTTAAAGACCACAAAAAAGGATTGATGCAAAATCTTTTTCCACAGGGAGGCGAGAAAGCGCCGAAGTATCGATTTAAGGAGTTTGAGAAAGATGGACAATGGGAGGAAACAGTTTTGGAAAATATTTCCAGCAAAATTATGGTTGGTATCGCAAGTGCTGCTACACATGCTTATAGAAAGTCCGGAATTATTTTATTTAGAAATCAGAATATAAAAGAAGGATATCTTGATGACAAGGATATCATTTTTATTGATAGGGATTATGAAAAGGAACATAAAAATAAAAGGCTGAAGGCTGGTGATTTATTAACTGCAAGAACAGGATACCCAGGTACGACATGTGTCGTTCCTGAAAAACATGAAGGTTCTCAAAGTTTCACAACACTAATTACTCGGCCTAAGTCAGAAATCATAAATTCAACTTTCCTATGCTATTATATAAATTCTGAAACTGGTCAGGTATTTTTTAATTCTACAAAGATTGGGGGGGGACAGAAAAACGTCAATGCTGGTTCTCTTGCCAAAATGCCAATTGTATATCCATCTATAAAAGAGCAACAAAAAATTGCTTCTTGTCTTTCCGCATTAGATGAGCTCATTACTGCACAGGCAGAGAAAATAGAACAATTGAAGTTGCACAAAAAAGGATTAATGCAGGGTTTGTTTCCAAAAATGAATGATTAG
- a CDS encoding PDDEXK nuclease domain-containing protein, which yields MGNKPQININDSDYSEILRQAVAEIRVARTLIAKQVNSTANSVYWNLGKLLFEKQLEEGYGSGVVKQLSVDLKNEFPDMGLSPRNLWNMKLFYERYYLADQKLLQAVAVLPWGHNLLLINKVQSLEAVAYYANEAVTKGWSRDILLNAIKMDSYANFQKQIKSHNFRETLPGIDADYANEVFKDAYNLGFLGITEHIKELELEKRLVEKIKSFVLELGKGFSFIGNQYRLEYNGKEYFVDMLFFHRGLQSLVAIELKIGSFKAEYVGKMNLYLSLLDKLEKGENENPSVGIILCADKDHLDVEIALQDINKPIGVAEYQLLLPKEELQTLVLNEINATEGDNEQE from the coding sequence ATGGGTAATAAGCCTCAAATCAATATAAATGATTCAGATTACAGTGAAATACTGCGGCAAGCTGTCGCAGAAATCCGTGTTGCCCGAACGCTGATTGCAAAGCAGGTAAATAGTACCGCAAACTCCGTGTATTGGAATTTAGGAAAATTACTTTTTGAAAAACAGTTAGAAGAAGGCTACGGCAGTGGTGTTGTAAAACAACTATCCGTTGACCTCAAAAATGAATTTCCTGATATGGGCTTATCGCCACGCAACTTGTGGAATATGAAACTGTTTTATGAGCGTTACTATCTGGCAGATCAAAAACTGCTACAGGCCGTAGCAGTTTTACCATGGGGGCATAATCTGCTGCTAATCAACAAAGTGCAGTCGCTTGAGGCCGTTGCATATTACGCCAATGAAGCCGTAACCAAAGGTTGGAGCAGGGACATATTGCTCAACGCCATAAAAATGGACAGTTATGCCAACTTCCAAAAGCAAATCAAGTCGCACAATTTTAGAGAAACGCTTCCCGGCATTGATGCCGATTATGCCAACGAAGTCTTTAAAGACGCTTACAATCTTGGTTTCTTAGGAATAACCGAACACATTAAAGAATTGGAGTTAGAAAAACGATTGGTAGAAAAAATTAAATCCTTTGTGCTGGAATTAGGCAAAGGTTTTTCATTTATCGGCAATCAATACCGGCTGGAATATAACGGCAAAGAATACTTTGTAGATATGCTTTTCTTCCACAGGGGGTTACAGTCGTTGGTGGCCATTGAATTGAAAATTGGCAGCTTTAAAGCAGAATATGTAGGAAAAATGAACCTCTATCTTTCTTTATTGGATAAATTGGAAAAAGGCGAAAATGAAAACCCGTCCGTTGGCATTATCCTCTGCGCCGATAAAGATCATTTAGATGTAGAGATAGCCCTGCAGGATATTAATAAACCCATTGGCGTGGCCGAATACCAATTGTTATTGCCCAAAGAGGAACTGCAAACCTTGGTATTGAACGAAATAAATGCAACAGAGGGAGACAATGAGCAAGAATAA